Part of the Dehalococcoidia bacterium genome, ACAGCGGTTTCCTGGCCCGCGCCGCCGTGCCCGCGCTCCTGCTTATTCAGGTATCATCTCTCCCCATGGCCTTCTTCGTTATCCGTCAGCAGAGGGCGAGGCCGTGAGCAATATAGCGGTGCGCTGCGCTGGCCTGAGCAAGAGCTTTGAGGATGTCCCGGCGGTCCAGGACATAGACCTGGAGGTCGTTGAGGGGAGCACCCTGGCCCTCGTCGGCCCCAGCGGATGCGGCAAGACCACGCTGTTGCGGCTTATCGGTGGGTTTGAAGTCCCCGACTCCGGCTCCGTGGAGGTCAGCGGGCGTCCGGTGGTCGGCCCGGGCCTCTTCGTCCCGCCGGAGAAGCGCCGGGTGGGCATCATCTTTCAGGACTATGCCCTTTTCCCCCACATGACCGTCGCGGAGAATATCGCCTACGGGCTGCCCCGTGACGCCGACCGCCCGGAGCGTGTCCGCCAGATGGTTGCCCTGAGCGGCCTTGCTGGCATGGAGTCGCGCATGCCCCACGAGCTTTCCGGCGGACAGCAACAGCGCGTGGCCCTGGCCCGCTCCCTGGCGGCGCGTCCTCATGTGCTTCTGCTGGACGAGCCTTTCTCCAATCTGGACCTCGGACTGAGGGAGCGCGTCCGGTCCGAGGTCAAGGACATCCTCAGCCTGGCGGGCGCCACCGCCATCTTCGTCACACACGACCAGGACGAGGCCCTGCTGCTGGGCGACCGCGTGGCCGTGATGAACCACGGGCGTATTGAGCAGGCGGACACGCCGGAGCGGGTCTTTCATCATCCCTCCTCGCCCTTTGTGGCGACGTTCTTGGGAACCGCCGACATGCTCCCCGCGCGCGTAGCCGGCGAAGTGCTGACCGCCGAAATCGGCGTGCTCCCCTTCGGCGGCGATCTGCCCGTCGGCACGGAGGTGAGGCTTCTTGTCCGGCCGGACGATATCTCCATCCAACCGGACCCGGACGGGCCAGGCCGGATCGTGGAGGCGCGGTTCCAGGGTGGCTCCTATCTTTACAAGGTCCGCCTGCCCAGCGGAACCACTATCCACAGCCTGCAGTCCCACATCCGGCGGTTCCGCATCGGCACTCCCGTATCCATTAGTCTGGAGCCGGGGCATGACCTCCCCTGCTTCCATCAGGGCCGGCCCGTGCGGGGCGCCGGAGGTCGAGCCGTGCGGTAGGCTGGCCCTCGGGACCATAAGTTGTGAGAGAACACGACGCCGTTGACAGCCCTGGGATCCGGTGGTACACTTTTCGTCACATTTGAATACAGGCTGCGAACGGGACTAGTACGTTCTGAGCGGGGCTCCAGAGAGCCGGGGAAAGGTGAGAGCCCGGCGTCAGCGCATGAGCCGAATGGACCCGGGAGCCGCGCACCGAAAGCCGGAAGGCCGGTAGGATGCGCCGGAGGGGCACCGATATAACAGCCCAGGGCATCTCCTTCCAGGGAAGGACGTGCTCCAACAAGTGCCCCGGATGCGTTTGCGCCGGGGAACAAGGGTGGTACCACGAGGACCTCTCGCCCCTTGGCGAGAGGTCCTTTTGTTTGACCAGGATGGCCCGTGCGGCATTGCTGATGTATGCCTCAGGGCGCGTCGCGGGACACGTGACCGGAGTATGAATCCAAATAGAACGGGCGGCGTTAATAACAGTATCAGGCCTTGCAACCGGCCTGAAAATTTTGACAAGAGGTGCATCGTGACACGCTACTCTTTGCTCAGCCTGGGTCTGGGCCTGGCCCTGCTGGTGGCCGCCTGTGGCGCTCCGGCTCCCCCGCCGTCGTCCGCGCTTCCGGCCAGCCCGCCTCCCCAACCCGCAGCCGCCCCCGCGCCCGCGCCAACGCCCACACCGAGGCCAGCCGCCTCGCAGCCCGCGCTCGCCCCGCCCGCGGCCCCCACGCCGGACGCTCGGCCCGCGGTCAAGACGCCAGCCGTTGTCCGGCTCACGCTGGTCAAAGACAGATCGGAGGCGCGCTTCCTGTCGCGGGAGACGATCGCCAACGTGCCGCTGCCCCGCGATGCCATCGGCACGACGAAGG contains:
- a CDS encoding ABC transporter ATP-binding protein, whose protein sequence is MSNIAVRCAGLSKSFEDVPAVQDIDLEVVEGSTLALVGPSGCGKTTLLRLIGGFEVPDSGSVEVSGRPVVGPGLFVPPEKRRVGIIFQDYALFPHMTVAENIAYGLPRDADRPERVRQMVALSGLAGMESRMPHELSGGQQQRVALARSLAARPHVLLLDEPFSNLDLGLRERVRSEVKDILSLAGATAIFVTHDQDEALLLGDRVAVMNHGRIEQADTPERVFHHPSSPFVATFLGTADMLPARVAGEVLTAEIGVLPFGGDLPVGTEVRLLVRPDDISIQPDPDGPGRIVEARFQGGSYLYKVRLPSGTTIHSLQSHIRRFRIGTPVSISLEPGHDLPCFHQGRPVRGAGGRAVR